In one Prosthecochloris aestuarii DSM 271 genomic region, the following are encoded:
- the treS gene encoding maltose alpha-D-glucosyltransferase: MPKTRTTGQPEPQWYKDAIIYEAHVKTFFDSNNDGVGDFEGLRQKLPYLESLGITAIWLLPFYPSPLRDDGYDIADYMDINPDYGTIDDFRAFLNEAHERGLKVITELVINHTSDQHAWFQRARRAEQGSDERNFYVWTDDPKKYSETRIIFQDFESSNWTWDPIAGQYFWHRFYHHQPDLNFENPSVEKALYKVLDYWLEMGVDGLRLDAVPYLYEEEGSNCENLPRTHEFLKRLRKHVDDKFPNRMLLAEANQWPEDAAEYFGDGDECHMNFHFPLMPRMYMALEMEDRFPIIDILDQTPEIAETCQWASFLRNHDELTLEMVTDEERDYMRRVYAHDPKARINLGIRRRLAPLMSNDRRKIELMNIMLLSLPGTPVLYYGDEIGMGDNFYLGDRDGVRTPMQWNGDRNAGFSRANPQQLQLPVIIDPEYHYEATNVEVQDSNINSLLWWTRHMLSTSRRYKALSRGDIRFIACQNPQILIFSRTFEDETMLCIINLSRNAQAATVDLSEYEGHTPEEVFSLSHFPGITSRPYTVTLGPYGYFWFKLIRTEEEIGSRRYVDKPFAQVASLKDLFAGKALERLETKVLPEYIRGCRWFGGKARKIVRVSVEEHIPVTACDNTVYMIVEVRYPSGSNDTYQLPVTFLPAGEFNPDDDYFLKQVVCSVKIGDEEGYLCDSAYQKSFHSFLLDTIVSSKGLKGSTGKLTGEKGSRVEEFLETQDDGEMNSVLFGAEQSNTSIMYGDRLCLKIYRKISSGVSPEVEICRMLTEKTSFESSPAYLGALHFTRSRKDQCSLGILQNFIPNEGDAWSQTLHFVHRYYEDVLVMLPQISEVPVLPSTGGESVEMPEIIHGLIGEPYLEMVSRLAERTAGMHLALASPDLGQDFIPEPFTTLYQRSIYQSMREQVKRGMVLLREQMGGVAEEYQGLAAGLLKREGEILEQLSHIKARKIAASKIRIHGDYHLGQVLWTGKDFVIIDFEGEPARSLSERRIKRSAFRDLAGMMRSFHYAAFNVLIQDRSIRQEDVERLEPWAELWSFYTGQHFFDVYEDAVRGQGLIPEDVKEQHLLLRAYLMDKAIYELNYELNNRPEWVGIALKGLSRLLEL; this comes from the coding sequence ATGCCGAAAACACGCACAACCGGCCAGCCTGAGCCGCAATGGTACAAGGATGCCATCATTTATGAAGCGCATGTCAAAACATTTTTTGACAGCAACAATGACGGTGTCGGTGATTTTGAGGGGCTTCGTCAGAAGCTGCCCTATCTTGAAAGTCTTGGTATTACGGCGATCTGGCTGTTGCCGTTTTATCCTTCTCCGCTGAGAGATGATGGGTATGATATTGCCGATTATATGGATATCAATCCCGATTACGGTACGATCGACGACTTTAGAGCATTTCTCAATGAAGCGCATGAGCGCGGGCTGAAAGTTATTACCGAGCTGGTTATCAACCATACCTCCGATCAGCATGCATGGTTTCAGAGGGCCCGTCGTGCAGAACAGGGCTCCGACGAGCGCAATTTCTATGTGTGGACTGACGATCCGAAAAAGTATTCGGAAACACGGATTATTTTCCAGGACTTCGAGTCGTCAAACTGGACTTGGGACCCGATCGCCGGACAGTATTTCTGGCATCGTTTCTACCACCATCAGCCCGATCTTAATTTTGAGAACCCCTCGGTTGAAAAGGCGCTCTACAAGGTGCTTGACTACTGGCTGGAGATGGGTGTGGACGGGTTGCGCCTTGACGCTGTACCGTATTTGTACGAGGAAGAGGGCTCCAACTGCGAGAACCTGCCGCGTACGCATGAGTTTTTGAAGCGTCTTCGCAAGCATGTCGACGACAAGTTCCCTAACCGGATGCTGCTTGCCGAGGCAAACCAGTGGCCTGAAGATGCTGCCGAGTATTTCGGGGATGGCGACGAGTGCCATATGAATTTTCATTTTCCGCTCATGCCGAGGATGTATATGGCCCTGGAAATGGAGGACCGTTTTCCGATCATCGATATTCTCGACCAGACGCCCGAGATTGCCGAAACCTGCCAGTGGGCTTCGTTCCTGCGTAACCACGATGAGCTTACCCTCGAAATGGTGACCGATGAGGAGCGCGACTACATGAGGCGGGTCTACGCTCATGATCCGAAGGCAAGGATCAATCTCGGTATCCGCCGCAGACTTGCGCCCCTGATGTCGAACGACCGGCGCAAGATCGAACTGATGAACATCATGCTGCTTTCCTTGCCGGGAACACCGGTACTCTATTACGGTGACGAGATCGGCATGGGGGATAACTTCTACCTTGGAGACCGTGATGGTGTGCGGACCCCCATGCAGTGGAACGGGGACCGCAATGCCGGTTTTTCGCGGGCCAATCCGCAACAGCTGCAGCTGCCCGTTATTATCGACCCCGAGTATCACTACGAGGCAACCAATGTCGAGGTGCAGGACAGCAACATCAACTCTCTTCTGTGGTGGACTCGTCACATGCTCTCAACCTCGCGCCGTTACAAGGCGCTGAGCCGTGGAGATATACGCTTTATCGCATGTCAGAATCCCCAGATCCTGATTTTCAGCAGGACTTTTGAGGATGAAACGATGCTTTGTATCATCAACCTTTCCCGTAACGCCCAGGCGGCCACGGTCGATCTGTCGGAGTATGAGGGCCATACTCCCGAGGAGGTGTTCAGTCTCAGCCACTTCCCAGGCATTACGTCGAGGCCCTATACGGTAACGCTTGGCCCGTACGGTTATTTCTGGTTCAAGCTCATCAGGACCGAAGAGGAGATCGGCTCACGCCGCTATGTTGACAAGCCCTTTGCTCAGGTTGCTTCTCTGAAGGACCTTTTCGCCGGTAAAGCCCTCGAACGTCTTGAAACGAAAGTTCTTCCTGAATATATCAGGGGGTGCAGGTGGTTCGGTGGCAAAGCGCGCAAGATTGTCAGAGTGAGTGTCGAAGAGCATATTCCTGTGACGGCATGCGACAACACGGTCTACATGATTGTCGAAGTACGTTATCCCAGCGGGTCGAACGATACCTATCAGCTTCCGGTGACGTTTCTCCCGGCTGGAGAGTTCAATCCTGATGATGACTACTTTCTCAAGCAGGTCGTCTGCAGCGTAAAAATAGGTGATGAGGAGGGTTATCTCTGCGATTCGGCTTATCAGAAATCGTTCCACAGCTTCCTGCTCGATACCATTGTCAGCAGTAAGGGGCTGAAAGGATCGACCGGTAAACTGACGGGTGAAAAGGGTTCCCGTGTTGAAGAGTTTCTTGAAACCCAAGACGATGGAGAGATGAATTCCGTGCTTTTCGGGGCCGAGCAGAGCAATACGTCGATCATGTATGGCGACAGGCTTTGCCTGAAGATCTATCGTAAGATCTCTTCAGGGGTTTCTCCTGAGGTGGAGATCTGCCGTATGCTGACAGAAAAGACATCGTTCGAAAGTTCGCCCGCGTATCTTGGTGCCCTTCATTTTACCCGGAGCCGTAAAGACCAGTGCTCCCTCGGGATTCTGCAGAATTTCATTCCGAACGAGGGTGATGCATGGAGCCAGACGCTGCATTTCGTGCATCGTTATTACGAAGATGTGCTCGTCATGCTGCCGCAGATTTCAGAGGTACCCGTCCTCCCATCTACCGGAGGAGAGTCTGTCGAAATGCCGGAAATTATTCATGGCCTTATCGGAGAACCTTACCTCGAGATGGTGTCGAGACTGGCTGAAAGGACTGCCGGAATGCACCTTGCACTGGCCTCACCGGACCTTGGTCAGGACTTTATCCCGGAACCCTTCACCACGCTTTACCAGCGTTCGATCTATCAGTCCATGAGGGAGCAGGTGAAGCGCGGCATGGTGCTTCTGCGCGAGCAGATGGGAGGTGTCGCTGAAGAGTACCAGGGGTTGGCTGCCGGGCTTTTGAAGCGCGAAGGGGAGATCCTCGAACAACTGTCGCATATCAAAGCCCGCAAGATCGCCGCGTCCAAGATCCGGATCCATGGCGATTATCATCTCGGTCAGGTACTGTGGACCGGTAAGGACTTTGTGATTATCGATTTTGAGGGCGAGCCTGCCCGATCGTTGAGCGAACGGCGTATCAAGCGTTCAGCGTTCCGTGATCTTGCAGGTATGATGCGTTCCTTCCATTATGCGGCATTCAACGTGCTGATTCAGGATCGTTCGATCAGGCAGGAAGATGTTGAACGACTTGAGCCGTGGGCTGAACTGTGGAGCTTCTATACCGGGCAGCACTTCTTCGATGTCTACGAAGATGCCGTCAGGGGACAGGGGCTCATTCCTGAAGATGTTAAGGAGCAGCATCTGCTTCTTCGCGCTTATCTTATGGATAAGGCGATTTATGAGTTGAACTATGAGCTGAACAACCGTCCTGAATGGGTCGGGATTGCGCTCAAGGGTCTCAGCAGGCTGCTCGAGTTGTAG
- a CDS encoding calcium-translocating P-type ATPase, SERCA-type → MHAYNDSIQDVLAALNVSSGGLTSDEAAERLTFYGENRLLEEQKISLWKLFIQQFNSVLVWLLLFAVLVSLFLGDVLESEVIVFILVVNGVIGFLQEYRAEKALGALKKISGFQARVLRDGHLQKVDTSQLVPGDVILLETGDRVPADGRLIECMNFDTQEAMLTGESAPVEKRTDAVAGDAPLAERFNMVYSGTVVARGRAKAVIVATAMQTELGRIAELLSGDEESHKSPLQQKLNHFSRRLALVVIGAALLIFFLTWLSGEDVLETFKTAISLAVAAIPEGLPAVVALTLARGVQKMVRSNALVRHLPSIETLGSSSVICSDKTGTMTMNRMSVRAVYVPGRETNLLDGKPEGGIDTDIALMMHIGALCNDARLEDDGKVFGDPTEVALLGSALHNIMAQPDLQRHYPRVNEIGFDSDRKMMSTLHDGPEDELVMYSKGAPDVLLERCTAAMLGGEVVELDEKMRHAILERNKAFASNALRVLAFAWKPVLSDDGFTEEGLIFSGLQAMNDPPRPEVVEAVRMCRDAGIKVVMITGDQKLTARAIGRELGITGRAMTGAELEDRADIGTIIEDVSMFARVSPEQKIRIVKAFQEKGHVVAMTGDGVNDAPALKQADIGVAMGRGGTDVAREASTMVLVDDNFASIVKAVEEGRAIFDNLRKFVFFLLSSNISEILIIIVAVVVGLKLPLVAIQILWVNLITDGLPALALGFEPKTRDIMKRPPMEKAAFIVNAPMVIRLAVVSAVITIGSLGLYLSVLFGSGWSWGAPLDGDGSVYIHASTMAFTGLVCFEMVNAFLARSETLSVFRMSMLSNPWMIGAVTISIALQALVLYSPLNDAFRVAALSLQDWGLILLVSSSLVVVDILFKRLLSGRMQK, encoded by the coding sequence ATGCATGCTTATAACGACAGTATACAGGATGTGCTTGCTGCTCTCAATGTCTCATCCGGCGGATTGACGTCGGATGAGGCTGCAGAGCGCCTCACATTCTACGGCGAAAACCGGCTGCTTGAGGAGCAGAAGATCTCATTGTGGAAGCTGTTCATACAGCAGTTCAACAGCGTTCTGGTCTGGCTTCTTTTGTTTGCCGTTCTGGTGTCCCTTTTTCTTGGCGATGTTCTCGAAAGCGAGGTCATTGTCTTTATCCTCGTTGTCAACGGTGTTATTGGTTTTCTGCAGGAGTACCGTGCAGAAAAAGCTCTTGGTGCCCTGAAGAAAATCTCGGGTTTTCAGGCTCGCGTTTTGCGCGACGGTCATCTTCAGAAAGTCGATACCTCGCAGCTTGTCCCCGGTGATGTGATTCTGCTTGAGACAGGGGATCGGGTTCCTGCCGACGGGCGGCTGATCGAGTGCATGAACTTCGATACCCAGGAGGCTATGCTTACCGGAGAGTCAGCGCCTGTCGAGAAGAGAACTGACGCTGTCGCCGGTGATGCGCCTCTTGCCGAGAGGTTTAATATGGTTTACTCCGGGACGGTTGTGGCCAGAGGCAGGGCCAAAGCGGTGATTGTCGCTACCGCTATGCAGACGGAGCTTGGGCGGATAGCCGAGCTGCTGTCCGGGGACGAGGAGAGCCATAAAAGTCCCCTGCAGCAGAAACTCAACCACTTTTCACGGCGTCTTGCGCTGGTGGTGATCGGGGCTGCGTTGCTGATCTTTTTTCTTACCTGGCTCTCGGGTGAGGATGTTCTCGAAACGTTCAAAACGGCGATCAGTCTCGCTGTTGCCGCTATCCCTGAAGGACTGCCCGCAGTCGTCGCGCTGACGCTGGCACGCGGCGTGCAGAAGATGGTCAGGAGCAATGCTCTTGTGCGCCATCTGCCCTCGATCGAAACTCTGGGGTCGTCATCGGTGATCTGTTCCGACAAGACCGGAACCATGACCATGAACCGCATGAGTGTGCGGGCAGTCTATGTTCCGGGGAGGGAGACGAATCTGCTGGATGGAAAGCCGGAAGGGGGTATTGATACTGATATAGCCTTGATGATGCATATCGGCGCCCTCTGCAATGATGCCCGACTGGAGGATGACGGCAAGGTTTTCGGGGATCCTACCGAGGTTGCTCTTCTGGGTTCAGCGTTGCATAACATCATGGCGCAGCCTGATCTGCAGCGGCACTATCCCAGGGTGAACGAGATTGGTTTCGATTCAGATCGCAAGATGATGTCTACCCTTCACGACGGTCCTGAAGATGAATTGGTGATGTACTCGAAAGGAGCTCCCGATGTGTTGCTCGAACGCTGTACGGCTGCTATGCTGGGAGGCGAAGTGGTCGAGCTGGATGAGAAGATGCGGCATGCAATTCTCGAACGCAACAAGGCATTTGCTTCCAATGCTCTACGAGTTCTGGCGTTTGCCTGGAAACCGGTTCTGTCGGATGACGGGTTCACCGAAGAGGGTCTTATTTTTTCCGGTTTGCAGGCGATGAACGATCCTCCCCGACCGGAAGTGGTCGAGGCGGTCAGGATGTGCCGCGATGCCGGCATCAAGGTGGTGATGATCACCGGTGATCAGAAGCTGACAGCTCGGGCGATCGGTCGTGAACTGGGGATCACCGGCAGGGCAATGACCGGTGCTGAACTTGAAGATAGAGCCGATATCGGTACGATCATTGAAGATGTGTCGATGTTTGCCAGAGTGAGCCCGGAGCAGAAAATTCGCATTGTCAAGGCATTTCAGGAGAAAGGTCATGTCGTTGCCATGACCGGTGATGGCGTCAACGATGCTCCGGCGCTGAAGCAGGCCGATATCGGTGTGGCTATGGGGAGGGGCGGGACAGACGTTGCGCGTGAGGCGTCGACAATGGTGCTTGTCGATGATAATTTTGCGTCGATTGTCAAAGCGGTCGAGGAGGGCAGGGCGATTTTCGACAATCTTCGCAAGTTTGTTTTCTTTCTGCTTTCGAGCAATATCAGCGAGATCCTGATCATTATAGTTGCGGTGGTTGTCGGGCTGAAACTTCCTCTCGTTGCGATTCAGATTTTATGGGTGAATCTCATCACTGACGGACTGCCGGCGCTTGCTTTAGGGTTTGAACCCAAGACAAGGGATATTATGAAGCGCCCTCCTATGGAGAAAGCGGCTTTTATTGTCAATGCTCCTATGGTGATTCGGCTTGCTGTGGTGAGTGCTGTGATTACGATCGGATCGCTGGGGCTCTATCTTTCTGTTCTGTTCGGTTCAGGCTGGAGCTGGGGTGCCCCGCTCGATGGCGACGGAAGCGTCTACATCCATGCTTCGACCATGGCCTTTACGGGACTGGTCTGCTTTGAGATGGTTAACGCGTTTCTGGCGCGTTCGGAAACCCTGAGTGTTTTTCGTATGTCGATGCTTTCTAACCCCTGGATGATCGGGGCGGTTACCATATCCATCGCTCTTCAGGCGCTTGTTCTCTATTCGCCCCTCAACGATGCCTTTCGCGTTGCTGCCCTGTCGCTGCAGGATTGGGGGCTGATCCTTCTGGTCAGCAGCTCACTTGTTGTTGTCGACATCCTGTTCAAGCGGCTGTTGTCGGGGAGAATGCAGAAGTGA
- a CDS encoding alpha/beta hydrolase gives MHAVHYVPVRISGRYLVDLPDGDGPFGLLAGFHGYGQTAEDELALLKSIRGQRPWCCCAIEALHHFYGRGGKPGASWMTSRDRQRRIDENIRYTDDVLSHLRQHVPLNETMVLHGFSQGTAMAVRGALLGERSVSGVMLCGGDIPMEFADLQGLNRVHLARGRRDRMYKEHLFERDGSRLREAGVAYEACLFNGAHDAADRYPIEAGSFLDFFV, from the coding sequence ATGCACGCTGTTCATTATGTGCCGGTTCGTATTTCCGGGCGTTATCTTGTTGATCTGCCTGACGGGGATGGGCCTTTCGGTCTGCTTGCAGGGTTTCATGGGTATGGACAGACGGCTGAGGACGAACTGGCGCTGTTGAAATCTATCAGAGGTCAACGGCCATGGTGCTGCTGTGCAATCGAGGCGTTGCATCATTTCTATGGCCGTGGTGGAAAGCCGGGCGCAAGCTGGATGACCAGCCGCGACAGGCAACGGCGTATCGATGAGAATATCCGTTATACCGATGACGTGCTGAGCCATCTTCGACAGCACGTTCCTCTTAACGAAACTATGGTGCTGCACGGTTTTTCACAAGGGACGGCCATGGCCGTCAGAGGGGCGCTGCTTGGAGAACGAAGCGTTTCGGGTGTGATGCTCTGCGGGGGTGATATTCCCATGGAGTTTGCTGATCTTCAGGGGCTCAACAGGGTTCATCTCGCGCGCGGCAGGAGAGACAGAATGTACAAGGAGCATCTTTTTGAGCGGGATGGTTCGAGGTTAAGGGAGGCGGGGGTCGCTTATGAGGCATGTCTCTTCAACGGGGCTCACGATGCTGCCGACCGGTATCCGATCGAGGCCGGCAGCTTTCTGGACTTTTTTGTGTGA
- the mazG gene encoding nucleoside triphosphate pyrophosphohydrolase → MEPSQNQNIARLRDEVLNNKGTSLQEKFDRVLNLVKVLRSECPWDRKQTPQSLAHLLLEESYELVHAIDEGDQQELKKELGDLFLHISFQVLMAEEAKTFTYAEVFDALCDKLINRHPHVFGDTTAENEQDVLKNWESLKLLEKNRRSLLDGVPKAMSELLRAYRVQKKVAGVGFDWQSDEGVLDKLTEEIAELKNAKTSAEQEEEFGDLLFTIVNYSRFISTNPEDALRKATNKFMSQFMHVEKMVQASEKSWREFSPEELDALWNSAKKAL, encoded by the coding sequence ATGGAACCATCACAGAACCAAAATATCGCACGCCTCCGCGACGAGGTGCTTAACAACAAAGGCACCTCACTGCAGGAAAAATTTGACCGGGTGCTGAATCTGGTGAAAGTGCTGCGTTCCGAATGTCCGTGGGACCGGAAACAGACCCCGCAATCGCTTGCCCACCTGCTGCTTGAAGAGAGTTATGAACTGGTGCACGCTATCGACGAAGGGGATCAGCAAGAACTCAAAAAAGAGCTGGGCGACCTCTTTCTGCATATCTCTTTTCAGGTACTCATGGCCGAAGAGGCCAAAACATTCACCTATGCTGAGGTCTTCGACGCGCTCTGCGACAAATTGATCAACCGCCATCCGCATGTCTTCGGCGACACCACCGCAGAAAACGAGCAGGACGTACTCAAAAACTGGGAGTCATTGAAACTCCTTGAAAAAAACCGCCGGAGCCTGCTCGACGGTGTTCCGAAAGCCATGTCCGAACTGCTCCGGGCCTACCGGGTTCAGAAAAAAGTTGCCGGAGTCGGTTTCGACTGGCAAAGCGATGAAGGGGTTCTCGACAAACTGACCGAGGAAATAGCAGAACTCAAAAACGCAAAAACCTCTGCAGAACAGGAAGAGGAGTTCGGCGACCTGCTCTTCACCATCGTCAACTATAGCCGCTTTATCAGCACCAATCCCGAAGACGCTCTGCGCAAAGCGACAAACAAGTTCATGAGCCAGTTTATGCATGTCGAAAAGATGGTGCAGGCATCTGAAAAAAGCTGGAGGGAGTTCTCCCCCGAAGAACTTGATGCACTGTGGAACAGCGCAAAAAAAGCGCTGTAA
- a CDS encoding SDR family oxidoreductase, with translation MELKGKTAVVTGSSSGIGFELCGLLTDKGTSVYGLSRRRTPLEHPGFTWLETDVTSQEETDRAFDTVLNKHEQVDLLVNNAGFGLFDSIETIDPEAWNRLIATNLTAPFLCTRRVVPGMKAIRRGTIVNVASIAGKRGFRNGSAYCASKFGLNGFSEALVEELREEGIRVCTINPGSTGTAFFEHAGIEAKKLMKTEDVARVILSMIELPDDMLPDQVVVRPL, from the coding sequence ATGGAACTGAAAGGCAAGACAGCGGTCGTGACCGGTTCAAGTTCGGGTATCGGTTTCGAGCTGTGCGGATTACTGACCGACAAGGGTACTTCTGTGTACGGGTTGAGCCGTCGCAGAACCCCGCTCGAACATCCCGGATTTACCTGGCTCGAAACAGATGTGACGAGCCAGGAAGAGACCGACCGGGCATTCGATACGGTGTTGAACAAGCATGAGCAGGTTGATCTCCTGGTCAATAATGCAGGCTTCGGGCTTTTCGACAGTATCGAGACCATCGATCCCGAAGCATGGAACCGCTTGATTGCGACCAACCTGACCGCACCCTTTCTCTGTACACGCCGTGTCGTGCCGGGTATGAAAGCAATCCGGAGGGGGACTATTGTCAATGTGGCATCGATTGCCGGCAAGCGTGGGTTCAGGAATGGTTCAGCCTACTGCGCGTCAAAGTTCGGACTCAACGGGTTTTCCGAGGCGCTTGTCGAAGAACTTCGCGAGGAGGGGATCAGGGTCTGCACTATCAATCCCGGTTCAACGGGAACAGCGTTTTTTGAACATGCGGGCATAGAGGCTAAAAAGCTGATGAAGACAGAGGATGTTGCCCGTGTTATTCTTTCCATGATTGAACTTCCCGACGATATGCTGCCGGACCAGGTGGTTGTCCGGCCGCTGTAA
- the mnmE gene encoding tRNA uridine-5-carboxymethylaminomethyl(34) synthesis GTPase MnmE, giving the protein MNEKVLPPVEGDPIAAIATPVGVGALSVVRMSGGGVFAIADKVFTKAHAPEVPIADSPGYTAHFGRLYDGDLMVDEVIVLVFRAPNSFTVENMVEITCHGGPVVTRHVLQLLLDNGCRLAQPGEFTRRAFINGRIDLLEAEAIGEMIHARSESAYRTAVNQMKGGLSGKLDTLRERLLTSCAMLELELDFSEEDVRFQSRDELTDQVERLQCEVGQLVDSYQHGRLLSEGVATAIIGRPNAGKSTLLNALLGEERAIVSHMPGTTRDYIEECFVYDKTMFRLTDTAGLREAVEEIEHEGIRRSYEKIAQADLILYLMDISAGDFAEEIAAIRTIAAQYPGTKMLVAANKTDRTASCEERMQMVGQETGCMVLGISALQQEGLDELKKAMGAMTENLDKLHDASVLVTSMRHYEALRNASDALQNARELIDREEETEFIAFELRSALDYVGEITGKVVSEEVLNVIFDRFCIGK; this is encoded by the coding sequence ATGAATGAAAAGGTTTTGCCGCCCGTTGAGGGCGATCCCATTGCAGCGATTGCAACTCCGGTCGGTGTCGGTGCTCTTTCAGTTGTCCGCATGAGTGGCGGGGGGGTTTTTGCCATTGCCGATAAGGTATTTACCAAAGCCCATGCCCCCGAAGTGCCCATTGCCGACTCGCCCGGTTATACCGCCCATTTCGGAAGGCTTTACGATGGCGATTTGATGGTCGATGAGGTGATCGTGCTGGTGTTCCGGGCACCAAACTCGTTTACTGTTGAGAATATGGTCGAGATTACCTGCCACGGCGGGCCGGTGGTTACCCGGCATGTGCTGCAGCTTTTGCTCGATAACGGCTGTCGTCTGGCACAGCCCGGTGAATTCACCCGTAGAGCGTTTATCAACGGGAGAATCGACCTGCTCGAGGCTGAAGCTATCGGCGAGATGATCCATGCCCGTTCCGAATCGGCATACCGGACCGCGGTCAATCAGATGAAAGGCGGCCTGTCCGGCAAACTCGACACCTTGCGCGAAAGGCTCCTGACATCCTGCGCGATGCTTGAACTGGAACTTGATTTCAGCGAAGAGGATGTTCGCTTTCAGAGTCGTGACGAGCTGACGGACCAGGTCGAACGGCTTCAGTGCGAAGTCGGTCAACTCGTTGATTCCTATCAGCACGGCCGATTGCTCAGTGAAGGGGTTGCTACCGCTATTATCGGCAGGCCGAATGCCGGCAAATCAACGCTTCTCAATGCGCTTCTTGGTGAAGAACGCGCAATTGTGAGCCATATGCCGGGAACAACGAGAGACTATATCGAAGAGTGTTTCGTTTACGATAAAACCATGTTTCGTCTCACCGATACCGCCGGCTTACGCGAAGCGGTCGAGGAGATTGAGCATGAGGGTATCCGTCGCAGTTATGAGAAAATAGCTCAGGCGGACCTTATCCTCTACCTCATGGATATCAGCGCGGGTGACTTTGCCGAAGAGATTGCTGCAATACGCACTATCGCAGCGCAATATCCCGGCACGAAAATGCTCGTTGCCGCAAACAAAACCGACCGGACGGCTTCCTGTGAAGAGCGGATGCAGATGGTGGGCCAGGAAACAGGTTGCATGGTGCTCGGGATTTCAGCTCTTCAGCAGGAAGGGCTCGACGAGCTCAAAAAAGCAATGGGCGCAATGACCGAAAACCTCGATAAACTCCACGATGCCAGCGTTCTGGTCACCAGCATGCGTCACTATGAAGCCCTTCGCAACGCTTCCGATGCATTACAGAACGCCAGGGAACTGATTGATCGTGAAGAAGAAACCGAATTCATCGCCTTCGAACTCCGCTCCGCCCTCGACTATGTCGGTGAGATCACCGGCAAGGTGGTCAGCGAGGAGGTGCTCAATGTGATTTTTGATCGGTTCTGCATCGGGAAATAA
- the acpS gene encoding holo-ACP synthase, translating into MTSNRDIGVDIVDISRIKASFEKYGESFLQRVLTGNEIRHCRKKPDMMASVAARFAAKEALSKALGRGISEAFGWQSVEVLNDGFGRPVVNVLDKSLGIEASSIKISLSHDGPFAVAFVLLDR; encoded by the coding sequence ATGACCAGTAATCGGGACATCGGTGTCGATATTGTCGATATCTCTCGCATTAAAGCTTCATTTGAGAAGTACGGCGAGAGCTTTCTGCAGCGGGTGCTGACCGGGAACGAGATCAGGCATTGCCGGAAAAAGCCTGATATGATGGCAAGTGTGGCGGCTCGTTTTGCGGCTAAGGAGGCGTTGTCGAAGGCTTTGGGGCGGGGGATATCGGAGGCGTTCGGATGGCAGAGCGTCGAAGTGCTCAATGACGGGTTCGGTAGGCCTGTCGTCAATGTTCTCGATAAATCCCTTGGGATTGAGGCGTCGTCGATCAAAATCTCCCTGTCGCATGACGGTCCTTTTGCCGTGGCGTTTGTTCTTCTTGATCGATGA
- a CDS encoding CPXCG motif-containing cysteine-rich protein yields the protein MKTVMIQCPYCGALNEELIDCSIMPPEEYVEDCEVCCSPIVLTVQSVEGDEPVVSARRENE from the coding sequence ATGAAAACCGTAATGATCCAGTGCCCCTATTGCGGTGCGTTGAACGAAGAGCTGATCGATTGTTCGATTATGCCGCCGGAGGAGTATGTGGAGGATTGCGAGGTATGCTGCAGCCCGATTGTCCTTACCGTGCAGTCGGTTGAGGGTGATGAGCCGGTCGTGAGCGCAAGGCGCGAAAACGAGTAG
- a CDS encoding septal ring lytic transglycosylase RlpA family protein: protein MKTRRIPFLPLIMVIMLAQLTGCQTSSTYTSLQSGIPVTGLSPACDQTPDPKDNELSCDENAEDLGTLCMVIEGKASYYADRFHGRLTANGERFNMHEMTAAHKSLPFGSMVRVTNLTNGKKVVVRINDRGPYIKGRIIDLSKGAAKEIGLIKKGVSKVKLEVYDGSDTGESQTS from the coding sequence ATGAAGACAAGACGTATACCCTTCCTTCCATTGATCATGGTCATCATGCTTGCACAGCTGACAGGCTGCCAGACAAGCTCAACATATACATCGCTGCAATCAGGCATTCCCGTCACAGGCCTCAGTCCCGCCTGCGACCAAACCCCTGACCCTAAGGACAATGAGCTTTCATGCGATGAGAACGCCGAAGACCTCGGGACCCTCTGTATGGTCATTGAAGGCAAAGCCTCATACTATGCCGACAGATTTCACGGACGTCTTACCGCCAACGGCGAACGATTTAATATGCATGAGATGACCGCTGCACATAAATCACTCCCGTTCGGCTCGATGGTCAGGGTTACGAACCTCACCAACGGAAAAAAAGTAGTTGTCAGAATAAACGACAGAGGCCCTTACATCAAAGGTAGAATTATCGACCTCTCAAAGGGCGCAGCAAAAGAGATCGGCCTCATCAAAAAAGGGGTCAGCAAAGTGAAGCTTGAAGTCTATGACGGCAGCGATACCGGTGAGTCGCAGACATCATAA